In the genome of Primulina eburnea isolate SZY01 chromosome 13, ASM2296580v1, whole genome shotgun sequence, the window CTTGCATGCTTGGAtacacaataataataaaaaattgtgtaaaaaatttcaatattataaagaatttaaaaactttaaaaaatatcttcttctttttttgaaTGATAGAAAAATATTGTTCAAATAAAACTATATGTCGGTCTCACTCAAGACTTGTATCCAAGCTTGGTTACAAAATACACGTGGTACCTGATTCAACTAGGCTCATTTCTTAGGGAGACTTGTCCCTCCCCAATCCAAGGACGAAAAAACTTACATCACCCGGAGTACATGCAAAATACTTAAGGATGCATCAAACATTTTCATGAGATATAATCACGAATACAAGCACTTCCACGGATCAATCCAATCTAACTCAGAGCTGCCATGCGATCACATCTTCCCCTAAGCACGAATACAAGCACTTTATGATACTAGGATTTTGGGGTTGGATTTTCAGTAGCGGCAGTATTTACCTGTTTGGAGAGATAGGCTTCATAAATTTCTACCACCACACGCGGATCCTTCTCCACAAGCTCCATGTACTCTTCTTGCTTAGTGAGCTTGTCCATGTTGTCCATGATCAATGACAAGGCTGCATCAAGCAAACTCTTTGCACAAAGCTGATGAGCAAAAGCATAATATGCTAATGAGTTCTCCCTATTCAATTTCGACATCAAATACTTTTCGCAGTAGGTTTTAAGGTGCTTCACTTCATATTTTTCTGCCAGTGCTAAGAGTTCACAGGCCATATGCTCGTCAAGGTTTGCATCAGCTGTATACAAATAGCTAACAAATGCACGGAGGGCATCGTATGATACATCACTGATCTTGATGGTTCCACTGAGGCTTTCCTCCATTTTGTTTTCAAGCATGGCTCTGAAAACTGGAGAACGGCTTATCTGCTAGGCAGTAAAGAGATTTAAAACATTAACGCAATATACAGACACTAATACCTATAATATAAGAACTAAGAGTTCTTTTGAGTGAAGCCACCGAATAAACAAAATCAAGTATACATGGACCATGGCTTATATGATGAAGGTGGAAGTAACTTAAGGACCAAATCTACTTTTTTTTTAGATGAAcatgtgagacgatttcacgaatTTACGTTCTTCAGACGGGTCGACTAGATTCTCATTTTGAGTGCAAAGTAATATCttttgcataaaaaataatatttttcatgagtcGAATGAGTTATttgtatcacaaaattgaccgTGAAACAAACTCATTAGAGTTTTTGTTTAGTTTTTACTATtgttaggtttttttttttgaggtaCTATTTTTAGATATTTGAACCAACTAATAAATAGGAATTATTTGAAACCAACTAACATTATCCAATGACCTACGCTTATTTTAATATCATGAACATATGTCTCAAATATCAACGAATTCTTAAAGGTATTTTCTCACATGTTAATTAGAGGAATAAAACTAGAGAAATCCCCTGCCATCTTTCTTCACTCACATCCCACTTCTAAAAAGCAcaagtaataaaaaaaaatcacacgAGAAATTTATGTTTTTGCCAATTGAATCGTACATGCAAGTGCACCCTTTAAAAAGTTTATACCTGTCAGCCAACAACATCGGCTTCGTAAATAGAACATGTACATCTTTAATACATAAAAACATAAGAGGACTACTTCAGTTCAACGTTGTTGCCCAGAAAAATCAAATGCAAGGTGGATCAGACAGAAATTAAATGCTACTGTAAACAAAAAGTTCAATCATTCGGATTTAAACTACAGTAAATGACCTCCACatttttaagcttaataaaagaAACAGCTTTTGATGAGCTAATAGAAAGTTTGAGGCAATCAAGTGTTGAATATATAGGAAAAAGTCCATGGGAACCAAAACTGAAATCCTAGCAAATTCCAACGCACAAAACGGACTGATGAAACACAATACTTCAAACCCGGAAATTAAAAGAAATTGAAAAGGGTACCAGTACTGCCCGATGGGCAGGGATCGGAGGAAAAGTGAGGTGTGGGTCAGCAGAATCTGAGGCGACCAAGACGACGTCGGAAAAGGAAGGCGCGTTTGGCCTTGTGGTGGCGTAGTTAGGCCCCGTCACAACAGTGTGGAGGCGGAGGAAGTTGACCTTAGTCTTAAGGTCTTCGATCTCTCGCTTGAGCTCTTCCTCCGTCTCTCCTGCCTCCTCGTAGCACTCGCGGCACGTTCCAACATCTCGACCGCCGTACTCCTCCTTGCAGGATAAGCACTTCATCATCCTCCGCCAAGATCCTATTACAATAAGgagaatattttcatatttaggaaggataaaatatattattcatttTCTTTTGCCAATAATAGTaacgattttattttttattattgttagatttttttataaagattttagtttattttattctGTTTATCGAATTTttagattttaaattaaattactttttatttttttaaataccgTTGTTGAGTTATAAAATGAATTCTGACAATTTATCAGCTTATTTGAAATTGTTAACAAACAGATTTACTTACAAatattgaaaatgtttttacagataaaattaaaaatacaactaataaaaaaatttatgaaagGCATAGACACATATTTGATTCTATGAAAacaaataaatcataataaccGTTGATGAAAGACAAACATTAATTTGCCAATATATTGTCTTGCTTGTAGGGATGGCAATTTCCTCCGAACCCATTGGAGGATCCGATACCCGATTCGAATAGAAGATGGTATGGAGGGATTTTGTAGACCCGATTAAATAATTGGGTAATCGGGTATGAGGATTTTCGGGTTTGGGTATGGAGGCGGGTTTGATATAATCCGACACACGCCCTACCCGAATACCcgtttaaatttatatatatatatatgtgtgtgtgtgtgtgtgtgtgtgtctatgtatatatatagtaattatatttatttatattaaagattcgttttctcaaatccaagtaaatcgatatttttcttttctctttcctttcactttcacttttacgtttcaaggttttacctcttttatttttcattcaatttatcatcttcttaattggtaagtttattccatgtttgactttaaaaattgaaaattaatttatttttgttaaattgCGTACTTTTGTTCaactaatataaaatatttttaatattttgttattttttttataaagtttactttgcaaatttttatcaataataatttttcttattgttcatttaaataactttttaaatattcataatttcactgaaacaatttaaatttgaaaaaattcaattgtaTATGATAATAGGGTATTTGGGTAGGGTATGAATATCCGATAATCCAATGGATATGGGGATGAAATTCAATACCCGATGGGTATGGGGATGGATATGGGGATGAATTCAATAAATGGGTACGGGGATGGATATATCAAATCCGACCCATACCCTACCCATTGCCACTTGCTTAGCCTCTGATCAATACAAGAAATCTCTGTAGCAAACGATgaacaagaaagaaaagaaaagcttTTTACACGAGGATTTACAAACAATGAGACTTTACTGATATTGCATTTTATTCGCTCCACAAAAACTTACATATCGAATTTGTAGATCATGTTTGCAAAGGGGAGGAGGAGGGCGGCACACGCACACAATTTCACAAACAACCTCACATCCAAGCCCAATCGAACACCATAAAAATAAGAACATGCTCTAAAACAATCATACAAAATATACTTTTTCTAGGCGTATATGCAAGAATTTAAGATTAGTCGAAGCTTGAGGATCGACTCCAACGTCCTCGTAGATAATCTTCTAAAGAAACACTTTGCTCAATGCTGCTTCCAGAAACGGAATCTTCCTCCACGCCGAGCAACGCAAGGTTTAGATGAGACCGGAGATTAGATTGAGAAAATGTGTCATCATCTAACATATCAGACCCTTCTAGTGTTGATCCCTCAGAAGCGTGCACTTCCAGCCTTGCCCACTTAGTTGCGTCTTTGTCTCCTTGGAGAAGCTTCAGAACCT includes:
- the LOC140810138 gene encoding BTB/POZ domain-containing protein At4g08455 isoform X1, translating into MMKCLSCKEEYGGRDVGTCRECYEEAGETEEELKREIEDLKTKVNFLRLHTVVTGPNYATTRPNAPSFSDVVLVASDSADPHLTFPPIPAHRAVLQISRSPVFRAMLENKMEESLSGTIKISDVSYDALRAFVSYLYTADANLDEHMACELLALAEKYEVKHLKTYCEKYLMSKLNRENSLAYYAFAHQLCAKSLLDAALSLIMDNMDKLTKQEEYMELVEKDPRVVVEIYEAYLSKQVNTAATENPTPKS
- the LOC140810138 gene encoding BTB/POZ domain-containing protein At4g08455 isoform X2, with product MMKCLSCKEEYGGRDVGTCRECYEEAGETEEELKREIEDLKTKVNFLRLHTVVTGPNYATTRPNAPSFSDVVLVASDSADPHLTFPPIPAHRAVLISRSPVFRAMLENKMEESLSGTIKISDVSYDALRAFVSYLYTADANLDEHMACELLALAEKYEVKHLKTYCEKYLMSKLNRENSLAYYAFAHQLCAKSLLDAALSLIMDNMDKLTKQEEYMELVEKDPRVVVEIYEAYLSKQVNTAATENPTPKS